Part of the Brevibacillus brevis genome is shown below.
GGGCTGCCGGAAAGATACCGGTACACTTCCGCTACGTACGCGTTTCTCCTCGCCCCTTTTCCTTTTAGCAGCACATCCATCAGAAACAGGACCAGCTCCGTGGAAATCGGCTCTTTGGGGATCGCGCTGTACGCTGCGAGCATTTGCTTGATGGACTCGCTCTCCGGCAGCTTTTTGGCCGCCAGCGCCGCCGCTTCCTCGCGAAACAGGACGGTTCGCAGCTGCAGCAGCCTTTCCTTGTTCACAAGGCCGCTCTCGCTCAGATAGCGATGGAGCACCTGCCAAATGCCGGCCCGATTTTGCTCGTGCTTGGCCATCTGCCCTTTCTCGATTTCATACAGAGCGCACAGCTCATAGTAGGTGACCAGCCGCAGGCGCATATCCGGATCGGCCCCCGCCAGCACCTCCTCGCAGAAAGCATGGAACGAGTCGAGCACTCGCTGCTGGCCTAGGTACTCCCAGGCAAAGTCGAGATACGAGTGGACCCCCTCCTGCCAATCGACCTGCGCGATGCGCCCATAGGCCAGATCGAACAGGAAGTCCTTCTCACTGATGCCGCTGCCGGGGCGGATGCTGCCCTTTTCCACGAACATGACGTGAATGTGCTTTTTGCTCTGCGGCTCGCTCGAGTAACTGACAAAGCCGAGATGCCTGCGCATCTCATACGGAAGACAGCCGGACAGCACTTCCAGCAAACGGCGCGCTGCGGCGGAGGCTTCCCTCACATCTCCATTCAGACTGACGTAGACCTTTCGCTTCGAACCGAGCGACACCATCAGTGCGTACAGCAGCTGCTTGAATGTCCGCTCGTCCACTCCGATTCCGCTCAGCCACTGTTTCGGATCCTTCGGCATGCCGGATTGATAGGGAAGTTCCAGCACCGGCGGCAAATCTTTGCCTGCCGCCGTTTCATGATGGCTCGCAAAAGCCTGGATGCCGAAGAGCTTCGCAGGGTCCTTGATGAATTCCTCGCGCCTCTCTGCCGGGATGACGTAGTTGTGACTGAAAAACGTATTGCGCTGACCGGTAAAATCAGCTCCCACGAATACGCTGCGCCCGATCACCAGCTCGCCCGACTCTGCCCGAAACGACACGAAAGCTTCCGGGTAGAGCGCCGGGTCGCTCGCGGCCCTCTCCTGCAGCTCTCGGGGCGCATCGTAAACGCAAAACGGGTGGAGTACTTTTTTGATGAACGTGTTGTCCAGACCCGGCGATTTGGCGACCGTGTCATAGCCTTCATTGGAACGGAATACGCCTTGCCGCCCTCGGGTGTAGTACTGCTGCAAAATGGGCTGACGGCTCACTACCGCTCCCTCCCCTCGATGTAGTCCAGCTGATGCATCAGCCAGATGAACGGCTCATCGACCCGGATCGGGGTCACGACTCCGCTCACACGCTGGTTGACCGGGTTGCTGCCCAGCGCGGATACAGCGAAATAGGCCGTATTGGTGAAATAGACTTCCAAGGCATCCTTGAACGGCCGATCCACCTTCTCGATGAAGCGGCTGATCTCCCCGTTGATATTCTCGAATTCCGCCGTATTCAGGTATTCCTGGTGGACGAAATTGCGGAACACGTTGCTGTTGGGCTTGATGTACTCGCCATCGTCTTCCTTGATGTGGTGCAGCATGTCGCTCTTGGTCAGGACGACGGCAGTCGGAATGCTCGTCTTGCTCTGCTCCTGGTAGCCGATGAAGTTCTCAAACAGCGTGATGACGACCTCGCGCGGCTCGTCGTACCGTGCAGCGAATTCTCCCGGCTCGTCCCCGGCGCGCAGCATGACCCTGTCGCGGATCGTCCTGATTTGCAAGGGGTCGACGAGGAACAGGATGCCGGACGAGTTTTTCACGTGGGCCGCATACAGCTCCAAATACTCGCGGTCGACCATTCCCTCGCCGGCCACATCGAAAAAGACGAGGATGAGCGGCGCTTTTTCACTGTCTTTGAAGATGAACTGAAAGATGAACGGCTCCTGGCGCTTTTCCTTTTGGGTCGAGTCCAGCAGCTGGCCGCGCTCAAACAGCGGAGCCTCGTAGTTTTCGCGGAATTTCCGGCTGATTTGGGCGTTGAGCGGCATGCACGCCGCATGGAAATGGTTGGCCGTCGTGTTTTGCAGCGTATGGATGAGCGATGTCATGTAGACCGATTTGCCGACCTGCGAGGCTCCGACGATCGAGATGATGTTGCTCGGCGCTTTTCCCGCCGTGATCGGCAGCTCGTTGTGACACTTCGGACAAAGCCTGCGCTTGGTCACGATGCCGTATCGATCGGTCACGCCGACCAGGACGTTGTCCACATACAGATGATGCTCCTCTGGGATCGCTTCCGGGTCGATGACGGCTTCCAGCTCGTCGATGGCATCCAGCCCGAACTTGTCCCGATAATGGTTGAGGATCTCGTCTTCCTGAAGCGCGTAGTCCTCATCGTCCTGACGGTGATGGGCAGCGCGAAAGACGACCTGGTCAGGCGAATATTTGGCAAAGCAGTACGGACACACGATATCGTAAAAAGGAAGCCGTTCCTTGGCTGGCTGTTTCTTTTCAAACATGCTTTTCAAAAAGGTCAGCATGTCGCTCCCCTCCTATTCGGGAATCAGTTCGTACAATTCCCCGTATTTTTTTCCATCGGTAAAAAAGAGGCGGATGACATCCGTCTTCCTGATCTCGATTTCCGGCAGCAGGTTGACGCCCGGTTCCAGATCCCGGATGAAAGGATACTGTGTGCCGTCATCCTTGTGAGCGGGAGGAGCGCCTTCCTTTTTGACGTAGCAAAGTGCTTCCTTGGGGATCGGCAGCTCGGAAAAGATGCGAATCTGAACGGGCTGATAGGAACGGAACCAGCTGCGCCCCCGCTTGAACGAATAATAGATCTTGGCCTTCCCCGTACGGACGTGGACAATATGCGATTCGCCCGCTGGCACAAGCAAGACGGGCCGCCCGTTTTCCAGGCGGCACGGGAATATGCGATAGGTGTACCGCCCGATCCCCTCGTGCTTCTCCCGCAGTCCCTTGTGCGCCTTGTACTCTTCCCGGGTGTACAGCTTGAGCTCGTACTCGTCGATTCGGCTGATGTCAAACGGCTCCTCGTACCGGGAGCGATGGACGTAGACACAAGGGACTTCTTCTCCCCAGTGCCAGTTGATTACGTATTCGTTTCCTTGCAGCTGACAGACGACATCCTTGATGGAGAGCTGGGTTGTCTCTTCCCACTTGATCATCATTCATCATGCTCCTACTCTTACAGATCGAATCGCTTTCCTGCCCGATGCCCGGACTCCGTCAGCCGGGCGGGATCACGTTTGCCCCGCAGCCTACTATGGAAAGACTGTCCGCCGCCGGCCGCAGCAGGAACAAACGCGGTGAACAGCGTCATCACGACCGCCATCAGAGCGCAGGCGAGCAGGCGGATGACTGTATCGAACCAGCCGGAGGACAGCGCTGTTTCCAGCAGCAGTCCAGCAAGGACCCCTGCGACGGCGCCTCCGATGGTAAAGCTTTTGGCGAGGTGGCGGTTGTCAAAGATCAGGCCCAGCGCAAGTCCGAGCAGCCCCCCGATCACCGTCATGCCGATGACCCTCAGGCTGGCGTACAAAGCGCTGTCCGCTGCCGCACCTGTCCGCTCCGAGACCAGATTGCGGTCCTGACGGCTCAGGTCGTAAATTTGACCGAAAATGCCGGACAGTTCCTCGGCATGGTCGACATTAAAGTACTTGCCGCCCGTCTCCTCGGAGATCCGCTGCAGCAGGTACGTCCCGTTGGCGTCCACCTCGCTCATTCCTACCGTATGGATATGCAGCTGCGACTGCTTGTACGGCTCCAGCGCCGTCTGCAGATCGACATGGCTGTATCCGTCCGACATCAGGACTACGGTGCTGCCCTGCCCGAGCTGCCCGGCGGCCCGCAGCTGCTCCAGTCCCGCTTGCAGCGCCTCTTCAATCTGCGTGCCGCCGCTTGGACCGGCGTGATTCTCCAGCTTGGCGATTACCGTGTCCTTGACACTCTGGTCGCTGAGCTGGACGAGCGGCTGCAGTACATCGGTACGATCATTAAAGGTAATAACTGCAATCTGCATGTCGCTGTCCATCTTGCGCACCACATCGGCTGCCGCCTTGAACAACTGATTGTTCGGGTCGGTCTGTCTCATGCTGTCGGACGTGTCCAGAAGCAGGACGATGTTGTCCGTACTGCTTCCCTTTTGAAACGAAGATCCGTAAAGCAGCTGCAGCAGCATGGCTGCCACCCCGACCATCACGAAGGTGCTGGGCACCAGCATCTTCCATGAAGCTCCCAGATAGCGCTGCTTCCAGCCCTGCCCGTTCAGCCGCGGGGAAATCATCTCCGCCAAGAGACACATCCCCCCGACGAACAACGCGTACTGTCCGAAGTACAGACCCATCAGCAGCCATTGCGGCAGTGCGTCGGAGAGACGGGACAGGATCACTTCTCCCGCCACGAATCCGATCGCCCCGCCGATCAAGCTGCACATCACCATGAGCAGGCTGAGCTTTCGCTGCGTCATGACAATTCCTCCTTTCCTTGGCGGTGAAAGACGTATCCGCTTTCCACGTAGGAAGAATGGTACTTCTTGTTGTTCCGGTAATACATCAAGTCTTCCAGGCCAAATCCACCCATCAGGTTCAATTTTTCAATACCGCTCTTTCGCGCTTCGTGTATGCAGCCCTGCTTGTACGTCCGCGCCCCTTTCTCCTCGCGCAAAACGTACTGAACGAAGTCGTTGTCCACGTCCGCAAACCAGTGCTTTTCTTCGTACCGGTGCTTTTGCAAAAAGTGAAAGACCTCGATGTGAACGGCTGCCCGCTCTTCCATGACAGCGGAAAGGTCGGAAAACAGCTCTTCTCTCGTAAGGACGGTCCGATTTTCGTAGGCAGCCGCGACATTGGCCCGCGCGAGCAGCTCCGCCTCGAAGGACATCGCGAAAGGCGACCGGCTCAAAATCTCCGTCCGGCAAAAAGCACAGAGCCTCTCGACCAAGCCGCGGGTTCCGTGCAGATACAAAAGCGAGCTGTTGCCGAGATGCCGGGGGTCGAGATAAAACCCGTCGCCGCGCTGTGTCTCCTGCGCCCGGAACGTCTCCGCCACCACAGTCTCGTAATACTCGTCCATGTTTTTGCCCAGGTAGTCGGCAGCATCCTGCACGCTTTTCCGGGCGATGCTTCGCAGCTGGGTCTGCAGCTCCTGGAGCTGGGCGATTTGCTCGCCGATCCGCTTGTGCAGCTCGATGGTCTGCCGCTCATAGTCTTGCAAAAGCCGCAGCGTCAGCTCCCATTCCAGCACTTCCAGCTTCTTTCCATACACATTGGAAAGCAGGTGACGGACCAAGGTTCGAACCCTCTCCTTGTCCCGGGTAAAAAAACCGCCCACACGCAGTTCCTGCTGATCGACGCGCTGCTGGCAGAGCTCCTCCAGTTCGGCTTTCGCCTGCTCCAGCTGCCGCTGCGTTTCCTTGATTCCCGTTCGCAGCTCGCCGAGGAGACTGGCCCCGGTGGACTGTTCCGAGGTCAGCTCATACGCCGCATAGATGCCGTGACGGTCCTGCTCCATGACTTCCTGCAGGAGAAGCGTCTCCAGCGATCCTCTCGCAAGTACGCTGTTCAGCTTCTCATGGGCTTGCTTCTCTATGCGGCTCTCGAAAAAGCTTTGGCTGGTGCCGTCAAACAGGGCCAGCTCCGCTTCCCGCAAATTCATGCTGCACAGCTCGCGGTAGCTGACGCCCGAAGTCATCAGGCCTTGCATTTCGGCTAGCGCGTCCTCCCCCTCCAGCACGTTCCCGATCGCTTTCTGCACATCGAAAGCCGTCAGTCCGAGCATTTCCCGCGCCTTTGTCTTCGGAAGGCTGTCGCCCTCCTTCAGCCGCTCCAGATAACGGTCGAAGACGGCGGCTAGCACGGTGAGTGCGATGGCACGAGTCGGGCGCTTCACCTTGGACAATCCGGCCGACGCAAAGGCGGCTCGCCCGCTTTCCAAGCTAATGCTGCGCATAAACTGCAGCTTGTTGTAGCTTTCGCTGTGCTCGCGAAAGGCCAGCTCTGCCTCTTTGTTGTTCAGCAAGACGAGGTTGCTGATCAGCTCGTCGTTCTCCGACAAGCCACCCTCCAAAAACAGCCCCTGCTCGGTTTTGTCGCTCAAAAGGTATGCCAGCGAGAACAGCGGACCGTACGAATGCTGGACAGGAAGCCTGATGCCGTCCTCCGTCACGATCAAGTCGGCCTGGTAGCGGTAATCTCCCCGCTGATACCGGTCGAGCTCTTCCAGAAACTGCACGCCGAGGGCTGAGGAGAAGCCAAATCCCTCCCCGCCGCCTTTTTCCGGAAGGAGCACGTACAAATCGGCCGACACGGTTTTGAACATTTCCTGCAAATAGCTTTTCAGAAGCAAAGTCAGCTCAGGCAGCAGCACGTTGGCCGGGTCATCCGCACGCGTCACGACCGCGATGTTGACTTGCTGGAAGGAAGGAAACTGCTTGCCCGTTTCGGCCACGCGGATGCTCACCTGCCTCATGAGCCTGTTGATCTCCATGACCTGCGATTCATCCTGCCAAAACTCTTCGTACATCTCCGCGCGCAGTGTCTGTTTGCGGAACTCTCTCTTCGGCAGCCGGCACGGGAATACCTGGGGGTGCTCCCACGTCTCTTCGTGGTACGCGTGCACGTAGAGAACCCCCTGGCTGTTTTGCCATTTCGCCGCATGGATGCCGCAGACAGTTCGCAGCGATTCCACGCTTTTGTCCCCGATAAAGAGGAAGAGCACCGGGTTTTGAATGCTTCGCTGTCCGTTTCCGCCATCCAGTTGTCCTTCCAATTCCGCGGTGTATGCTCCTGCGAATTGTTCAATCAAATCCTTCATGCTTCTCCCCGCCTATCGGTGATTCTCCCAGTGATTACTGAAGCGTTTTTCGCATATCGTTCACTTTTGCCCACACTTTTTTGTAAAAACGGTACATCTCTTCCCCGTTTACAAACTCGTCGCGGTCGTACTCCAGATCGTTTTTGGCTCCCTGGAATGCGGCGGCGATCTCGTCGAGGCTCTGGACCAGAGCCGACGTATCCTCTGCGGAGGTCATGGCATCGCTTCTTCTGGCCGCCTTGCGGTTCAGCACGGCCATCCGCTTGTTGTCGAGAGCCCGGAATTGCTCGAAGAGGGCGAATTCCACATGCTTCGTCACCTTCATCAGGTTGATGAACGGCTCCCACGCCTCTTCTTCTTCATCCTTGTCGTAGACGTACAGGGCGCCTTTTTTGCAAATGGTTCCGGTGTACAGCGCCTCGATGAAACGGGTAACCAGCTCCTCTTCCCCCTGCATCGCGCTGACCAGCTGCTCGAGCTCGGCAATCTTACGCTCGATTTCCTCGTATTTGCGTACCTCTTCCTCCATCAGACGGATCAGCTCCGGATAGCGAATCAGGTTTTCCTTGGCCATTTCCTCGTTGATGCTGCCGAAAATATCGCGGGTGTACTCACGCTCCAGGCCGTTTTCCATGAAGCCTTTCAGCTCAGCCAAAAGGCGCTTGATTTCGCCCGGATTGAGCTTGGAGCTGTCTTTTGCAAGCCCGCGCTCGTCCAGATAAGACGCCAGATCAAACGGCTTCGTGATGATGCACTCATACCGGCTGCTGGTCTTGCTGTCGCTGCCCTTTTCGCGAATGCTGCCGTAGCCCATTGCCCGGTCGAACAGGCGGCGAACGCCAGCGTTGTACGCTTTGATCCGCGAGTTTTGGTACGTGTCGCCCCACGACTTTTCCGGGATCGGCGAAGGCAGGTACGCCCAGTTGTTCTTCTCGGTCTGCACCAAGTGGCGTCCGATGCCCTCCCGATCCAAAATGGTGCGCTCGTAGCTTTCCTCGTACACTTTCAGCGGCGTGTAAACGAACAGCGGAATGCCGTTTTTGGTATTCAGCCAGAAGATCCGGTTTTTGACCTCGCTCTCCTTGACCGTGAAGCGCGATCCGCTGATGGCGGTATCCTGATAGTTTTTGATCCCTTTCAAAATCGCCGGCGCTTTCAGCGGCACCGAGACGAAGCCCCAGGACGGGAAGTGCATGTTGCCGAGGTTGTTGCTCAGGTGGAAAACCGGGATCGCCTCATCATCCAGCTTGCTGGCGATTTTGCGCTCCACGATGCGGTCCAGCGTCTCGTCCTGGCCGTACTTGATGACCAAAAACTCTTCCATCGACTTGGTGATCAGCTCGCCGAATTTCTCCGACAAAAAGTCCGAGATCGAGCTGACGATGTCCAGCTCCTGCTCCTTGACCCATTGATCCGAGCGCTCCAGCAGCTCGCTCGTAAAGTCGCGGATCAGGTCGTCGGCATCCTTTTGCTCCAGAATGTTCCCGATGACTTTGGCGATGTCCGGCACGCCCACGATATTCCAATAGTACGTCTTGTTGCCGGTGCGGTCCGTTTCCTCGCCGCCATTGATCAGAATGTCGCCGTTCTTTTCAAAGATCTGGTTGAGCGTGTTCAGCACTTCCGTAAAGACGCTGTAGATCCGGTTGTTTTCCGCGTTCAGGAGACGGTGCAGCTCCTCGTAGAACTCGATCATATGCTCCAGCTTCTCCTGATCGGCCAGCAGCTGGTATTCGTTGATTTTGGCATCGATGTAGATGTTTTTCTTTTTCTCCTTGGAAATGAAGGCGCTGCGGGCATCCCCCAGCTTTTCGTTGGCCGTCTCTCTCGCGCCCTCGATTTCCCTCGGGAAGCTCTCCAGATTGGCCTTCAGGCTCTCCACGTACGACAGGATCATTTTCAGCAGGCAGAAGCCCTTGTCCGAATGAATCAGACGGGAAGCATAAAACGGACCCTGCTGCGGATGCAGGAACACCCGCTTGATCATGTCGCCGAATACGGCGATCAGCTCGCCGGGAAGCTGCTTTTTCGCCTTGATGTACTGCTCCCTGGCCTTGGCCAGGTAGCCTTGCTCCAGTTCGTGGTCGATGCTCACGACCTGCTGGCTGATGACGTTGCTGTAGCTCATCCGCTCGCTGTTTTCATAGCCGGGAAGAGGCTCCGGCACGCGCTCCTCGAACTTGCGGGAAATCGAGTCGATGTCGATGCCGAGCTTGCGGGCGAACTTTTCCGCATCCTCTTGGGTTGGAGCCACCGTGAACATCTTTTCCATCTTCTTGAACAGGCGGTAGGCCAGGTACGTCGTCATTTCTTCGATCGGCAGCACCGCGGAAGAAGCGCCGATGACGTTGTACTGATAGTTGGCTGCGTACGCTTTCGGCATCTGGTTGATGTTCGTGCGGATGTTGCTGATGTAGTCATGGATGGCGAACTCCTCGCCCGAGCGCTTTTCCTCGCTCGCCATGAAGTTGGTGATGTTCTCCGCCGTCACGTTCATGCAGTAGTCGTAGGCGTTTTCCAGCGCTTTCCCTTCCAGGTTGGTGGCGGAGATCAGATGGCACAGGTTGAACGGCGGCATCGGCGACTGCACGGTCAGGACGTTGCCGTACTGCTGGCGGAATCGCTCGCCCCGCTCGTCCGCGTTCATCCAGTAATCGAGCTCCTTCAGCGCCGCGTAGCCGTTTTTCATGATGTAGTCGCGGGTATGGGAGCTGAGGCTCTTGTTGGACAGATTCACGTCAGGGGTAAACAAATAGCCGAGCGTGTTGACCTTGTCCACTCCGGCGCTGCCGAAATCGCGCTCCAAAATTCCCCGCACGATGTAGGCGATGTCCAGGAAGCAGCCGCTCCCCGTCCCGCCGGAGATCCCGCTCAGCAGAAAGACGGTCAGCTTTTTGTTGGTGCCTTCGCACAGCATCTTGATCTTTTTTTCGATCGTCTGTACGACCTGCGTAATTTTCGTAAACAGGAGCAAGCGGCCTGCCTGTCTCACGCCAGATGCCCCGCTGATGCCATCCGTGATCGTCAGCTCCGGAGAAAGCCAATCCGTGATGTATGGCTCGAGGATGCTGCGGTTTTGCAGGACGCCTCCGATCTCGGGATTGGACAGCAGGACGAATTCCGTCACGGGGTCAAGGCCGATGCCTTTGTACTTTTTGTTGCGGTCGTGCTCGTTGGTCTCGAATGCGATGAACTCGATGTTGTCCGGTTTTTCCTTGCGCTTTTTGGACAGGTGGTCTACCGGCAGCTTGAAGCGGCGGTTGACTTGATATTTCAATCGCAGCAAGGCATCGATGCCCGTGCCGCCGATCCCGATTACGAGCATCGGGTTGTCGATCGTGTCTACCCGGATCTTGTCGCTGACGATTCCTCCGCCGAGCGATACGTCCAATTGCTGAATGTGTTCTCTCACAACTGCTTTCATATTCGATCCACTCCTAGACGATGTAGTCTACAAAAACGGACTTGTTGACGCTGGTCAGCGTAATCTTGATGCGGTCGTTCTTCTTCAATTCCTTGCCATGGCTCATGTCGAGCACGCGGCCTGCCTTCTCGATCCGGCACGTGGAGCGGTTCTCCAGAATCAATGTATCGTTTTTCCCCGGAAGGAAGATCACCTTGTCCGTCTCCTGGAACTCCGGCGCCAGCTGCAGCAATTGATGCAGCTTCACCCTGCCTTTAAAGGCGCTCAGTTTCTTGTACTGCGGATTGGATTTGTCGCCGGTGTCCTCGTCCACGATCTCGATCGCCAATTGGCCCGCAAAGCCTTTGTTGGCCTTGCGCCAAACCGAGAGTACGTACAGGACTATAGCGACCACCGCGAGGAGAGCTGCGCCGGAGCCCGCGACCAACAGCCACGGGAAAGGCTTCTGGTCGGAATTCGCCCCTGCAGGCGGCTGCTGCCCTGCCTGGGTGCCTGCTCCCGATGCAGAGGCATCGACGAGGAGAGGCTGCGTCTCCCGATAAAAGCTGGTATCCTCCGCTTTGACTTTCAGCTCGTAGGCATGGCTCGCCGGAACCGTAAAGCTTCCTTCAAATCCGCTGCCGGTATTGGTCAGCGGCATTTCGCTCGTCTTCTGGTCGGTCTTGTCCGTGACGATGAGGGTCCCTTTCATTTGCTTGTACAGATCCAGGCTGGATACTTTTTGCCCGCCCGTCACCAGCGCCGCTTTCACCGGTACGACATCGCCTGCCTGGAACGACTGTTTGCCCACCGGCTCCATCTGCAGCTGCAGATCGTAGTTGTAGATCATGTTGATGTCGATCTTTTCCTTCGGGACTCCTTTTACTTGCAGCGACCAGCCGCCCTGCTGCGGCTTGATCAGCTTGATCATCGTATACGCATTGGACCGGGAGAGGCGGACCTGGTCGGACGGGATCGGCACTTCCTTCCCGGCCGGATCGAACAGCTTCACCTCCACCGATTTGGGCGACATGATCGAGATGTTCGCCTCCATGACGTTGGCATTCGGGATCGCGATCGGCACTTCCTGGATCTGCCCGCTCGCCGTGAAGCTTTTGATCGGCACGACTTTCAGCTTGAGATGATTGGCAAAAATCTCGCTCAAGATCTGCGGCAGCTTGTCCGCCGTGCTCGTCTCGAAGAACTTTCCGTTCGTCTCCGCCGCGATTTGCTGAAGAGTCGTCCGGTTTAGCTGCCCGTCGGCATTGAGGCCGATCGTATAGATCGGATAGCCTTTGCTCTTCGCGGCCTTGACCGCTTCCTGCAGCCGCTTGTCCGACTGGGCTTGGGAGCCTCCCGCGGATTCGTTCAGATAGTTGTTGCCGTCTGCCAGAAGCACGATGATCGGCGCATTGGCGGGATCATGTCCGGCATCGAGAATTTTTACGGCTTCGGTGACCCCGACGGAAATGTCCGTGTAGGCGCCCTTTTGCAGACTGTCGATAAACGCTTTGATATCGTTCTTGTCCTGCTCCGAGTTCACCTCGAGCAAGGCTTTTTCCCGCTCGATCTTGTCCGTGTAGGAAATCACGCCGATCTTGTTCTTCTGAATCGACGTCATGTCCACGAACATTTTCATCGCTTCGTTGCTTACCTTGTTTTTATCGCTTTGGGTCATGGAGTTGCTGACGTCCACGACCAGCACCGCATCCATGTTGCTTGCACTGGTTTGCGCAAATCCGGGATGTGTGCCAGCGACGACCGAGATCAACAGCAGCGCTGCACACACTGCGTATCGACACCACACACCAAATCGTATCATTCTTTAGAACCTCCGCTTCGCACAGTATTTGCGAACTATTGCAAAGAAAGTAAGACTGTGACACTATTACCACTATATTCAGGGGCAACAGTAGCCAAAAAGACATGGATAATAGCCTCTACACGTAATACGATACAACTTGAATCTTTGTTACAGATTTCGACACTATCCCATCACAGGAGAAAAATATGGTAACCTACTTCATTCTCGCTGCAGCTTTCACCTTGCTTGCCACCCGGTTCGTAAGGCTGCTTCGATTGAAGCGGCAAAACCTCTCCGAAGCCGAGATCGATCGGCATCTGCGGGCCTTGCTGAACGAAAAGAGGGAGAGGCCATGAGGAAGAAAATCGGGGTGCTGTTCCGAAAAACGAGGAAAACCTCCTATACCTTCGAGCGCCTGCAAGGGTGCAAGCGGTGCCGCACGTATCACGTCCTGTGGGAGACGCACTGCGACCAATGCGGGCGGGAATATCAACCAATCCGCAAGCTCTCGGCCACCGTCACGCGACGCTACGTCCAGACGCGCTTTCTGCTGCTCGGGCTGTTTGTTTGCCTGGCGGTCCTCTGTGCACAGACGCTTGTCCAGCTGCTGACAGCCTGCGGGGTCGGTCTCGTGCTCTTCGCTTTGTTTTTTCTCATCCAAAGAAAGTACGGAGACTTTGAGAAAAACGCGCAGTTCGTGTCCTTTCTGACGCAGGAGCAAGCGGCGATCAAGCAAGCTCTCGTGCACCATCTCGAGGACGTCGGGGCGGACGTGAAGGCCGGACGCATCAAGGAAGCGTATGAAAAGACGCGCGAGATCGGCCATTTCATCCAGTCGGACACCATCAAGATCCGCAAGATCATGTTCCTGAATCACTTCATACTGCGCAAGGACATGGAGCTGGAACTGGATACGCTCATCCCTTCCACCTTTGACAAAGATTTCATTGAATATTTGCGCGAAGTGGTCAAGGTCCAGCCTTCGCTCGTCAAGAAGTCGGTGCTGGATTACGTCAAGCGCTACAAGTCGTACATTCTGCTACAGGAAAACGGCGAACAGCTCATCGGCCAGGTCGCCGGGGCAGCGCTGCGCATGAAGCCTTACGCCGAGCAATATCAGGACCTGATCATCGAATTCATCGATTACTTGCCGAGGG
Proteins encoded:
- a CDS encoding VWA domain-containing protein; protein product: MIRFGVWCRYAVCAALLLISVVAGTHPGFAQTSASNMDAVLVVDVSNSMTQSDKNKVSNEAMKMFVDMTSIQKNKIGVISYTDKIEREKALLEVNSEQDKNDIKAFIDSLQKGAYTDISVGVTEAVKILDAGHDPANAPIIVLLADGNNYLNESAGGSQAQSDKRLQEAVKAAKSKGYPIYTIGLNADGQLNRTTLQQIAAETNGKFFETSTADKLPQILSEIFANHLKLKVVPIKSFTASGQIQEVPIAIPNANVMEANISIMSPKSVEVKLFDPAGKEVPIPSDQVRLSRSNAYTMIKLIKPQQGGWSLQVKGVPKEKIDINMIYNYDLQLQMEPVGKQSFQAGDVVPVKAALVTGGQKVSSLDLYKQMKGTLIVTDKTDQKTSEMPLTNTGSGFEGSFTVPASHAYELKVKAEDTSFYRETQPLLVDASASGAGTQAGQQPPAGANSDQKPFPWLLVAGSGAALLAVVAIVLYVLSVWRKANKGFAGQLAIEIVDEDTGDKSNPQYKKLSAFKGRVKLHQLLQLAPEFQETDKVIFLPGKNDTLILENRSTCRIEKAGRVLDMSHGKELKKNDRIKITLTSVNKSVFVDYIV